Proteins from a genomic interval of Pseudomonas silesiensis:
- a CDS encoding HAD-IA family hydrolase, with amino-acid sequence MNAALNEFGPIKAVIFDMDGLLLDTEGIYTEVTSIIAERYGRTFDWSVKQNIIGRGAGDLARYVVEALDLPITAEEFLQIREPLMRERFPAALAMPGAQELVRHLKANNIPIAVGTSSSRQSFGQKTTLHQDWFALFDFIVTADDPEVGAAKPAPDIFLTAARRLGVLPGDCLVFEDSPFGVTAAKAAGMTAIAIPDAAMADEKYAHADGILRTLKAFNPSACGLPHLDWA; translated from the coding sequence ATGAATGCTGCACTGAATGAATTCGGCCCGATAAAGGCCGTTATTTTCGATATGGACGGCTTGCTGCTGGACACCGAGGGCATCTACACCGAAGTCACCTCCATCATTGCCGAGCGTTACGGGCGGACCTTCGACTGGAGCGTCAAACAGAACATCATCGGCCGTGGCGCGGGTGACCTTGCGCGGTATGTGGTCGAGGCGCTGGACCTGCCGATTACTGCCGAAGAGTTTCTGCAGATCCGTGAACCCCTGATGCGCGAGCGTTTTCCAGCGGCGCTGGCGATGCCGGGCGCCCAGGAACTGGTTCGGCACCTGAAGGCCAACAACATTCCGATCGCGGTGGGCACCAGTTCTTCGCGTCAGTCGTTTGGCCAGAAAACCACCTTGCACCAAGATTGGTTTGCGTTGTTCGACTTCATCGTCACCGCTGACGATCCGGAAGTCGGCGCGGCCAAACCGGCACCGGATATTTTCCTCACCGCTGCGCGGCGCCTGGGGGTGTTGCCCGGGGACTGCCTGGTGTTCGAAGATTCGCCGTTCGGTGTTACGGCGGCGAAAGCGGCGGGGATGACGGCGATTGCGATTCCGGACGCGGCGATGGCCGACGAAAAGTACGCACACGCCGATGGCATTCTTCGTACGTTGAAGGCGTTCAATCCGAGTGCTTGTGGATTGCCGCATCTCGACTGGGCTTGA
- a CDS encoding serine hydrolase domain-containing protein, whose amino-acid sequence MLMGALSSLATASTSTSFPDAAASDPAKLGWMIGSPPPADRTVRFEDGSYFQFPAMRWSVSNFRQLMPTINVSRGLGAPVPLQSALRNDIDAISFVPLGAKASMTWDQSLAATYTDGIVVMHRGKVVYERYFGVLKPEGQHAAMSVTKSVVGTLGAMLIAEGLIDPSKHVADYVPELASSAFGSATVRQVLDMTTGLKYSEDYADPNAEVWAHAKAGSPLPKPKDYTGPRSYYEFLQTVQLQGEHGRAFAYKTVNSDVLGWVIARVTGRNVAQLLSERIWSRLGAEQDAYFTVDSIGTPFAGGGLNTGLRDLARFGEMLRNDGAFNGQQIVPKAVVDDIRHGGDKQAFAKAGYDLLKGWSYRSMWWVTDKEGGAFMARGVYGQRIYVDPNAEMVIVRYASHPVAANSANDPVTLPAFEAMAQYLSRLP is encoded by the coding sequence ATGTTGATGGGCGCCCTGTCATCCCTCGCCACCGCGTCCACCTCCACATCCTTCCCCGACGCCGCCGCCAGCGACCCCGCAAAACTCGGCTGGATGATCGGCTCCCCGCCGCCCGCCGATCGCACCGTGCGCTTCGAGGACGGCAGCTATTTCCAGTTCCCGGCGATGCGCTGGAGTGTTTCAAACTTCCGCCAACTCATGCCGACCATCAACGTCTCGCGAGGGCTTGGCGCACCGGTTCCCTTGCAATCCGCGTTGCGCAATGACATCGACGCCATCAGCTTCGTCCCGCTCGGCGCCAAGGCCTCGATGACCTGGGATCAATCCCTTGCGGCCACCTACACCGACGGGATTGTGGTGATGCATCGCGGCAAGGTTGTCTACGAACGTTACTTTGGCGTGCTGAAACCTGAAGGTCAGCATGCAGCAATGTCGGTGACCAAGTCTGTGGTTGGTACGCTGGGAGCAATGTTGATCGCCGAAGGGCTAATCGACCCATCCAAGCACGTCGCCGATTACGTCCCCGAACTGGCGAGCTCCGCGTTTGGCAGTGCCACGGTGCGCCAGGTCCTCGACATGACAACTGGGCTCAAATACAGCGAGGATTACGCCGATCCGAACGCCGAAGTGTGGGCCCATGCCAAAGCCGGCAGCCCTTTACCCAAGCCGAAGGACTACACGGGGCCGCGCAGCTACTACGAGTTTTTGCAGACGGTGCAGCTGCAAGGCGAGCATGGCCGCGCGTTCGCCTACAAAACCGTCAACTCCGACGTCTTGGGCTGGGTCATCGCTCGAGTGACCGGTCGTAACGTCGCACAGTTGTTGTCCGAGCGGATCTGGAGTCGGCTGGGGGCTGAGCAGGATGCCTATTTCACAGTGGACTCCATCGGCACCCCGTTTGCCGGCGGCGGCTTGAACACCGGCTTGCGCGACCTGGCGCGGTTTGGCGAGATGCTGCGCAATGATGGCGCGTTCAACGGTCAGCAGATCGTGCCCAAAGCGGTGGTGGACGACATCCGCCATGGCGGCGACAAGCAGGCATTTGCCAAGGCCGGTTATGACTTGCTCAAGGGCTGGAGCTACCGCTCGATGTGGTGGGTGACAGATAAGGAAGGCGGCGCCTTCATGGCGCGCGGAGTCTACGGTCAGCGTATATATGTGGACCCGAACGCCGAAATGGTGATTGTTCGCTATGCGTCCCATCCGGTTGCCGCCAATTCGGCCAATGATCCGGTGACGTTGCCGGCGTTTGAAGCGATGGCTCAGTATTTGTCCAGGTTGCCCTGA
- a CDS encoding LysR family transcriptional regulator — protein sequence METFSSIECFVRSAEVGSFAEAARRLSLTPAAVGKSVAKLEARLGVRLFQRSTRSLTLTEAGHLFLGEVSASLLTIQNAVANLASAEGRPAGTLKVSMGTVFGRLYIVPLLGEFLRRFPAINPDWHFDNRQVDLIAQGFDAAIGGGFELPQGVVARKLTPAHRVLVASVDYLAEREAIVEPDDLKHHDGILIRSPQTGRVRSWQLTSRARQHSPLTLKARMTMSDSEAACATAVQGLGIALVSMPFAVGYLEAGTLQRVLPEWYVDDGNISIYYAEHKLLPGKTRAFVDFIIEQFAERGLGRRFSAV from the coding sequence ATGGAAACCTTCAGCAGTATCGAATGCTTCGTGCGCAGCGCCGAAGTCGGCAGCTTTGCCGAAGCTGCGCGGCGCCTGAGCCTGACCCCGGCGGCGGTGGGCAAGAGCGTCGCCAAGCTTGAGGCTCGATTGGGGGTGCGTCTGTTCCAGCGCAGCACCCGCAGCCTGACATTGACCGAAGCCGGTCATCTATTTCTCGGCGAGGTCAGCGCCAGCCTGCTCACGATCCAGAATGCCGTGGCCAACCTGGCTAGCGCCGAAGGGCGACCGGCCGGTACATTGAAGGTCAGCATGGGCACCGTGTTCGGGCGCTTGTACATCGTGCCCTTGCTCGGAGAGTTCCTGCGACGGTTTCCGGCCATCAACCCGGACTGGCATTTCGATAACCGGCAGGTCGACCTGATCGCCCAAGGCTTCGACGCGGCCATTGGCGGGGGATTCGAACTGCCCCAGGGCGTGGTGGCGCGCAAGCTGACGCCGGCGCATCGGGTATTGGTGGCGTCTGTCGATTATCTGGCGGAGCGTGAAGCTATCGTCGAGCCCGATGATCTGAAACATCATGACGGTATCCTGATTCGATCACCGCAAACCGGTCGTGTGCGCTCCTGGCAATTGACCAGCCGCGCCCGGCAACACAGTCCGTTGACGCTCAAGGCACGGATGACGATGAGTGATTCCGAGGCGGCCTGCGCCACGGCAGTCCAGGGCTTGGGCATCGCGCTGGTGAGCATGCCGTTCGCCGTGGGTTATCTGGAGGCCGGGACGTTGCAACGGGTATTGCCAGAGTGGTATGTCGATGATGGCAATATTTCCATCTATTACGCCGAGCACAAACTGCTGCCGGGCAAGACCCGGGCGTTTGTCGATTTCATTATTGAGCAGTTTGCGGAGCGGGGGTTGGGGCGGCGGTTCAGCGCGGTTTGA
- a CDS encoding NCS1 family nucleobase:cation symporter-1: MRTSLPNNNIALDLPSSHPEPASYDQSFQAPVVLSPRLHNKDLAPTKAEGRRWGRYSIFALWTNDVHNIANYSFAIGLYALGLGGWQILLSLGIGAALVYGFMNLSGYMGQKTGVPFPVISRISFGIHGAQIPALIRAVIAIAWFGIQTYLASVVLRVLLTAVHPGFADYDHDSILGLSSLGWICFVAIWLVQLAILAYGMEMVRRYEAFAGPVILLTVAALAGWMYFQANATIAWSIREPLTGGEMWRNIFAGGALWLSIYGTLILNFCDFARSSPCRKTIKVGNFWGLPVNILVFASITVLLCGAQFQINGRIIESPTEIIASIPNTFFLVLGCLAFLIVTVAVNIMANFVAPAFVLSNLAPKYLTFRRAGLISATIAVLILPWNLYNSPLVIVYFLSGLGALLGPLYGVIMVDYWLVRKGQVNVPQLYSEDPNGAYYYSRGVNLRAVAAFIPAALIAIVLALVPGFHSVSPFSWLIGAGIAGMLYLIIAQRQPHYADVSGESIAVDNVSH; the protein is encoded by the coding sequence CCAAGGCGGAAGGTCGGCGCTGGGGCCGCTACAGCATCTTTGCCCTGTGGACCAACGATGTTCACAACATCGCCAACTACTCCTTCGCCATCGGCCTGTATGCCTTGGGCCTGGGTGGCTGGCAGATCCTGCTGTCCCTGGGCATCGGCGCGGCGCTGGTGTACGGATTCATGAACCTGTCCGGCTACATGGGCCAGAAGACCGGCGTGCCGTTCCCGGTGATCAGCCGGATCAGTTTCGGTATTCACGGGGCGCAGATTCCTGCATTGATCCGCGCCGTGATCGCCATCGCCTGGTTCGGGATTCAGACGTACCTGGCGTCCGTGGTCCTACGGGTATTGTTGACGGCGGTGCATCCCGGGTTCGCCGACTACGACCACGATTCGATCCTCGGCCTTTCAAGCCTGGGCTGGATCTGTTTCGTGGCGATCTGGCTGGTACAGCTGGCGATCCTCGCCTATGGCATGGAGATGGTGCGGCGCTACGAGGCGTTTGCCGGACCGGTGATCTTGCTGACCGTTGCCGCCCTCGCCGGGTGGATGTACTTCCAGGCCAATGCAACCATCGCCTGGTCGATCCGGGAACCGCTGACCGGCGGCGAGATGTGGCGCAATATCTTTGCCGGCGGGGCGTTGTGGCTGTCGATCTATGGCACGTTGATTCTGAATTTCTGTGACTTCGCCCGTTCTTCGCCATGCCGCAAGACGATCAAGGTCGGCAATTTCTGGGGCTTGCCGGTGAATATCCTGGTGTTTGCCAGCATCACCGTGCTGCTCTGCGGTGCGCAATTCCAGATCAATGGCCGGATCATCGAAAGCCCGACTGAAATCATCGCTTCGATTCCCAACACCTTCTTCCTGGTGCTCGGCTGCCTGGCTTTCCTGATCGTCACCGTGGCGGTGAACATCATGGCCAACTTTGTCGCCCCGGCGTTCGTGCTCAGCAACCTGGCGCCCAAATACCTGACGTTCCGTCGCGCCGGGCTGATCAGCGCGACCATTGCCGTGCTGATCCTGCCTTGGAATCTGTACAACAGTCCGCTGGTGATCGTGTATTTCCTGTCCGGGCTCGGTGCCCTGCTCGGCCCGTTATACGGGGTGATCATGGTCGACTACTGGCTCGTGCGCAAAGGCCAAGTCAACGTACCGCAGCTGTATAGCGAAGACCCCAACGGCGCTTACTACTACAGCCGTGGCGTCAATCTGCGCGCCGTGGCGGCATTCATTCCTGCAGCGCTGATCGCCATTGTCCTGGCGCTGGTGCCGGGCTTCCACAGCGTATCGCCCTTCTCCTGGCTGATTGGCGCCGGTATCGCCGGGATGCTTTATCTGATCATTGCCCAACGCCAACCGCACTACGCCGATGTCAGCGGCGAATCCATCGCGGTCGACAACGTCAGCCATTAA
- a CDS encoding YbjQ family protein, producing the protein MITTTTHSIEGRQIIAYLDIVSAESVQGVNVVRDLFAGMRDFFGGRSQTLERALKEARIQATDELKERARALQADAVVGLDYEISMPAGKGGMVVVFVTGTAVKLR; encoded by the coding sequence ATGATCACCACCACGACCCACTCCATCGAAGGCCGGCAAATCATCGCCTACCTGGACATCGTCAGCGCCGAGTCGGTGCAGGGCGTCAATGTCGTCCGTGACCTGTTCGCCGGGATGCGGGATTTTTTCGGCGGGCGCTCGCAGACATTGGAACGAGCCTTGAAGGAAGCACGGATTCAGGCAACCGATGAGCTCAAGGAACGGGCGCGGGCGTTGCAGGCGGATGCGGTAGTGGGACTGGATTACGAGATCAGCATGCCGGCCGGGAAGGGCGGGATGGTGGTGGTATTTGTGACCGGGACGGCGGTCAAGCTGAGGTAA
- a CDS encoding aspartate/glutamate racemase family protein produces the protein MRILVVNVNTTESITQAIARSAQSVAAPGTEIIGLTPWFGADSIEGNFESYLAAIAVMDRVMAYDQPFDAVIQAGYGEHGREGLQELLNVPVVDITDAAASTAMFLGHAYSVVTTLDRTVPLIEDRLKLSGLWDRCASVRASGLAVLELESDPERALEAIVRQAELAVLEDKAEVICLGCGGMAGLDEQIRQRTGVPVVDGVTAAVTIAESLVRLGLSTSKVRTYATPRPKKIVGWPGRFGR, from the coding sequence ATGCGCATCCTCGTGGTCAACGTCAACACCACCGAATCCATCACCCAGGCTATCGCACGTTCGGCGCAGTCCGTGGCCGCGCCCGGCACCGAAATCATCGGCCTGACGCCCTGGTTCGGCGCCGATTCCATCGAAGGCAACTTCGAAAGCTACCTGGCCGCCATCGCCGTGATGGATCGGGTGATGGCCTACGACCAGCCCTTCGATGCGGTGATCCAGGCCGGTTACGGCGAGCACGGTCGTGAAGGGTTGCAGGAGTTGCTCAACGTGCCGGTGGTGGATATCACCGATGCAGCCGCCAGTACCGCGATGTTTCTCGGCCATGCCTATTCGGTGGTCACGACGCTGGACCGCACCGTGCCGCTGATCGAGGATCGTCTCAAATTGTCGGGCCTCTGGGACCGCTGTGCGTCAGTGCGCGCCAGTGGCCTGGCCGTGCTGGAACTGGAGTCCGATCCGGAGCGCGCACTGGAGGCCATTGTCCGTCAGGCGGAATTGGCGGTGCTTGAGGACAAGGCCGAGGTGATTTGCCTGGGCTGCGGCGGCATGGCGGGGCTGGACGAGCAGATTCGCCAGCGTACCGGGGTGCCGGTGGTGGACGGGGTGACCGCGGCGGTGACGATTGCCGAGTCGTTGGTGCGGCTGGGGTTGTCGACGTCCAAGGTGCGGACTTATGCGACGCCGCGGCCGAAGAAAATTGTGGGTTGGCCGGGGCGGTTTGGCAGGTAG
- a CDS encoding glycine zipper domain-containing protein, translating into MRLTLSTVVLGLLVAQGAMAAGDGTAAVGGGIGGALGNVVGQQMGGSTGAAIGAGVGGAAGSAVGAPKGSRTEAAIGGGLGSAGGSVIGNSLGGSTGSTIGAGLGGAAGGAIGNNLGTDSGSSHSGNGHKHKHKNKHKNKNKHH; encoded by the coding sequence ATGCGTTTGACATTGTCCACAGTGGTTCTGGGACTTTTGGTCGCTCAAGGTGCAATGGCTGCCGGTGACGGCACTGCTGCCGTTGGCGGTGGTATTGGCGGTGCGCTGGGTAACGTGGTCGGCCAGCAAATGGGCGGCAGCACGGGGGCAGCGATTGGTGCCGGTGTCGGCGGCGCGGCAGGCAGTGCGGTGGGCGCCCCGAAAGGCAGTCGAACCGAAGCTGCCATTGGCGGTGGCTTGGGCTCGGCTGGTGGCTCGGTGATTGGTAACAGTCTCGGTGGCTCGACCGGCTCTACCATCGGCGCAGGCCTGGGCGGTGCGGCGGGTGGTGCGATCGGTAATAACCTGGGTACCGACAGCGGCAGCTCCCATTCCGGCAACGGCCACAAGCACAAGCACAAAAACAAGCACAAGAACAAAAACAAGCATCACTGA
- a CDS encoding 3-oxoacyl-ACP reductase family protein → MTTQNLSGKVALIQGGSRGIGAAIVKRLAAEGATVAFTYVSSTAKAEELQDSITANGGKALAIKADSADAEAIRNAVTATVEAFGRLDILVNNAGVLAVAPLEDFTLEDFDQTLAINVRSVFIATQAAARHMTEGGRIINIGSTNAERMPFAGGGPYAMSKSALVGLTKGLSRDLGPRGITINNVQPGPVDTDMNPASGDFAESLIPLMAVGRYGHVEEIASFVAYLVGPEAGYITGASLTIDGGFGA, encoded by the coding sequence ATGACTACTCAGAACCTCAGCGGCAAAGTGGCGTTGATTCAAGGCGGTTCCCGCGGCATCGGTGCAGCCATCGTCAAACGCCTGGCCGCTGAAGGCGCGACGGTCGCCTTCACCTACGTCAGCTCCACGGCCAAGGCCGAAGAATTGCAGGACAGCATCACCGCCAATGGTGGCAAGGCTTTGGCCATCAAGGCTGACAGTGCCGACGCCGAAGCCATCCGCAACGCCGTCACCGCCACGGTCGAAGCCTTCGGTCGCCTGGACATCCTGGTCAACAACGCTGGTGTATTGGCGGTCGCACCGCTCGAAGACTTCACGCTCGAAGACTTCGACCAGACCCTGGCGATCAACGTGCGCAGTGTATTCATCGCCACCCAGGCCGCAGCCAGGCACATGACCGAAGGCGGTCGCATCATCAACATCGGCAGCACCAACGCCGAGCGCATGCCCTTCGCTGGCGGCGGGCCATACGCCATGAGCAAATCGGCACTGGTCGGCCTGACCAAAGGCCTGTCTCGCGATCTTGGCCCACGGGGCATCACCATCAACAACGTGCAACCCGGTCCCGTCGACACCGACATGAACCCGGCCAGCGGCGACTTTGCCGAAAGCCTGATTCCGTTGATGGCAGTAGGTCGCTACGGTCACGTGGAAGAAATCGCCAGTTTCGTCGCCTACCTGGTGGGCCCCGAAGCCGGCTACATCACCGGCGCCAGCCTGACCATCGACGGTGGTTTCGGCGCCTGA